A DNA window from Argiope bruennichi chromosome X2, qqArgBrue1.1, whole genome shotgun sequence contains the following coding sequences:
- the LOC129960457 gene encoding protein ABHD11-like isoform X2 yields the protein MAFLQKICMPQPVELKYSCMAVIPADHQEIRPDDVPIILLHGLSGNKESWHGFFEVLALDTKKKVCIADLRNHGESPWNSDEYDVEAMTEDVKHLIDRLKAQKAIVLGHSMGGKVAVHLALTYPERVEKIIVEDMRANGISSEGLQEVQFYSKVMKDLEKDIPQGVSEIEAKKAFLKILNERLEKVDLSFKMDDLRVIPIKCSDGKCKWRFNSILLDALLSNPDELLNESSGRFDGPALFIYGGKSNFKVGEDESNIKKLFPNAKLVEVADRDHLVHTSKEFMREIVKFISDK from the exons ATGgcatttttgcagaaaatttgtAT GCCCCAACCCGTGGAACTGAAATATTCTTGTATGGCTGTTATTCCTGCGGACCATCAAGAAATTAGACCAGATGATGTGCCTATTATTTTGCTTCATGGTTTGAGCGGAAACAAAGAATCCTGGCACGGTTTTTTCGAAGTTTTAGCTCTAGACACTAAAAAGAAA GTTTGCATTGCAGATTTACGAAATCATGGTGAGAGCCCTTGGAATAGCGACGAGTATGATGTTGAGGCCATGACTGAAGACGTAAAACATTTGATAGATCGACTCAAAGCTCAAAAAGCAATTGTACTTGGTCACAGTATGGGAGGAAAAGTAGCTGTTCACTTAGCATTAACTTAC CCAGAAAGAGTCGAGAAAATTATTGTGGAAGACATGAGAGCAAATGGTATTTCTTCTGAAGGTCTGCAAGAGGTACAATTTTATAGTAAAGTGATGAAAGACCTAGAAAAAGACATACCTCAAGGAGTCTCGGAGATAGAAGCAAAAAAAGCGttcttaaaaatcttaaatgaacGCCTGGAAaag gTAGATTTGTCTTTCAAAATGGATGACCTTAGAGTTATACCAATCAAGTGTTCCGATGGAAAATGCAAATGGAGGTTTAATTCTATATTACTGGACGCACTTTTGAGTAATCCTGATGAATTATTGAACGAAAGTTCTGGTCGTTTTGATGGACCAGCACTTTTTATTTACGGTGGTAAATCCAATTTTAAAGt aggAGAAGATGAGAGCAACATTAAAAAGCTATTCCCTAATGCAAAACTTGTTGAAGTAGCAGACAGAGATCACTTGGTGCACACATCTAAGGAATTCATGAGAGAAATCGTCAAATTCATCAgcgataaatga
- the LOC129960457 gene encoding protein ABHD11-like isoform X1, with translation MLLLSVLVCLSSLMQTSLSTPVSAAKPQPVELKYSCMAVIPADHQEIRPDDVPIILLHGLSGNKESWHGFFEVLALDTKKKVCIADLRNHGESPWNSDEYDVEAMTEDVKHLIDRLKAQKAIVLGHSMGGKVAVHLALTYPERVEKIIVEDMRANGISSEGLQEVQFYSKVMKDLEKDIPQGVSEIEAKKAFLKILNERLEKVDLSFKMDDLRVIPIKCSDGKCKWRFNSILLDALLSNPDELLNESSGRFDGPALFIYGGKSNFKVGEDESNIKKLFPNAKLVEVADRDHLVHTSKEFMREIVKFISDK, from the exons ATGTTGCTGCTTTCCGTTCTGGTTTGTTTATCTTCACTCATGCAAACATCGTTATCAACTCCTGTTTCAGCTGCAAA GCCCCAACCCGTGGAACTGAAATATTCTTGTATGGCTGTTATTCCTGCGGACCATCAAGAAATTAGACCAGATGATGTGCCTATTATTTTGCTTCATGGTTTGAGCGGAAACAAAGAATCCTGGCACGGTTTTTTCGAAGTTTTAGCTCTAGACACTAAAAAGAAA GTTTGCATTGCAGATTTACGAAATCATGGTGAGAGCCCTTGGAATAGCGACGAGTATGATGTTGAGGCCATGACTGAAGACGTAAAACATTTGATAGATCGACTCAAAGCTCAAAAAGCAATTGTACTTGGTCACAGTATGGGAGGAAAAGTAGCTGTTCACTTAGCATTAACTTAC CCAGAAAGAGTCGAGAAAATTATTGTGGAAGACATGAGAGCAAATGGTATTTCTTCTGAAGGTCTGCAAGAGGTACAATTTTATAGTAAAGTGATGAAAGACCTAGAAAAAGACATACCTCAAGGAGTCTCGGAGATAGAAGCAAAAAAAGCGttcttaaaaatcttaaatgaacGCCTGGAAaag gTAGATTTGTCTTTCAAAATGGATGACCTTAGAGTTATACCAATCAAGTGTTCCGATGGAAAATGCAAATGGAGGTTTAATTCTATATTACTGGACGCACTTTTGAGTAATCCTGATGAATTATTGAACGAAAGTTCTGGTCGTTTTGATGGACCAGCACTTTTTATTTACGGTGGTAAATCCAATTTTAAAGt aggAGAAGATGAGAGCAACATTAAAAAGCTATTCCCTAATGCAAAACTTGTTGAAGTAGCAGACAGAGATCACTTGGTGCACACATCTAAGGAATTCATGAGAGAAATCGTCAAATTCATCAgcgataaatga